From a single Kiritimatiellia bacterium genomic region:
- a CDS encoding class I SAM-dependent methyltransferase, whose translation MSDHPDLTVLEAVRRKLVNLARRRAFFLSPRRWSNAELRKWGHIFTGSVVNVSAWRDLDKEGGRYRDYFPNASEYVMTNYWGSEVPNDGHPDAIFLDLEAELPESLRRRFDVVFAHTVLEHIFDIRRAFANLADMTRDVLIVVVPFAQNEHYGGEIFGDYWRFTPLALKKMALSHNMELVHLAANDTPWYPIYILAVASRQPDRWKSVFPAIDWNRRLARDVYVFKNAAW comes from the coding sequence GTCCGCCGAAAGTTGGTCAATCTCGCTCGAAGGAGGGCTTTTTTTTTGAGCCCGCGACGCTGGTCGAATGCCGAACTTCGCAAATGGGGGCACATATTCACTGGGTCGGTTGTCAATGTTTCCGCGTGGCGCGATCTCGATAAGGAAGGGGGTCGATATCGGGATTATTTCCCTAATGCCTCTGAGTACGTGATGACCAACTACTGGGGGTCCGAAGTGCCTAACGACGGCCACCCGGACGCCATATTTCTGGACCTCGAGGCTGAATTGCCTGAGTCCTTGCGGCGCCGATTCGACGTGGTTTTCGCTCACACGGTGTTGGAGCACATTTTCGATATCCGACGCGCGTTTGCGAACCTTGCGGACATGACGCGGGACGTGCTTATCGTGGTCGTTCCGTTTGCTCAGAACGAACATTATGGGGGCGAGATTTTCGGCGATTATTGGCGTTTCACGCCTCTGGCTTTGAAAAAGATGGCATTAAGCCACAACATGGAGTTAGTCCATCTGGCGGCCAATGATACACCTTGGTACCCGATTTACATTTTGGCCGTCGCCTCGCGTCAGCCGGATCGTTGGAAAAGCGTCTTCCCTGCCATCGATTGGAATCGCAGGCTCGCTCGCGACGTGTATGTCTTCAAAAATGCTGCCTGGTGA